A region from the Streptomyces tsukubensis genome encodes:
- a CDS encoding TIGR02452 family protein: protein MSTRLRAIARENQKIVEDGTYLTPDGRRVTLGARLARALDGTVLYGPEPLSVTPDTDRTTLIRVTGASSTTAAIRLADTAPEPVAVLSFASARNPGGGYVNGAHAQEEALCRSSALYHTLLRAPGYYAYHRENRDPFYSDRVIHSPAVPVFRDHRDRLLDTPRTAGFLTSPAPNAGVIARREPERAALVPAALARRAERVLEVAVDRGYRRLVLGAWGCGVFRNDPATVAAVFRDLLMDGGRFARHFDEVEFAVLDRTRDRTVLGAFRAAFEAPDAD, encoded by the coding sequence ATGAGTACGCGACTGAGGGCGATCGCCCGCGAGAACCAGAAAATCGTTGAAGACGGGACCTATCTCACCCCGGACGGCCGCAGGGTCACCCTCGGTGCCCGGCTGGCCAGGGCCCTCGACGGAACCGTGCTCTACGGCCCCGAACCGCTCTCCGTCACCCCGGACACCGACCGCACCACCCTGATCCGGGTCACCGGGGCGAGCAGTACCACCGCGGCCATCCGGTTGGCCGATACCGCACCCGAGCCGGTGGCCGTCCTCAGCTTCGCCTCCGCGCGCAACCCGGGCGGCGGCTATGTCAACGGGGCGCATGCGCAGGAGGAAGCACTCTGCCGGTCCTCCGCGCTCTACCACACCCTGCTGCGCGCCCCCGGCTACTACGCGTACCACCGGGAGAACCGGGACCCCTTCTACTCGGACCGGGTGATCCACTCGCCCGCCGTCCCCGTCTTCCGCGACCATCGGGACCGGCTCCTCGACACACCCCGTACCGCGGGCTTCCTCACCTCGCCCGCCCCCAATGCCGGCGTGATAGCCCGCCGGGAGCCGGAGCGCGCCGCGCTGGTCCCCGCCGCACTCGCCCGCCGCGCCGAACGGGTGCTGGAGGTCGCCGTGGACCGCGGCTACCGCCGACTGGTGCTCGGAGCCTGGGGCTGCGGAGTCTTCCGCAACGACCCGGCGACCGTGGCGGCGGTCTTCCGGGACCTGCTCATGGACGGAGGGCGGTTCGCCCGCCACTTCGACGAGGTGGAGTTCGCCGTGCTCGACCGGACCCGCGACCGGACCGTCCTCGGCGCCTTCCGGGCCGCCTTCGAGGCCCCGGACGCCGACTGA
- the egtC gene encoding ergothioneine biosynthesis protein EgtC, producing MCRHLAYLGPPLRLGEVLTAPPHSLLRQSWAPRRQRHGTVNADGFGVGWYADGDPVPGRYRRSGPVWADLPFGDLARMIRSTAFLAAVRDATEPGADGEAAAAPFAAGPWLFSHNGAVKGWPRSVAPLAAALPAAELLALEARCDAALLWALALRRLREGDEPGEALAATVSEVAAVAPGSRLNLLLTDGSTITATVWGDSLWYLTGPGAPGGGTVVASEPYDDDPRWREVPDRTLVRAVRADVLLTPLKEPPT from the coding sequence ATGTGCCGTCATCTCGCCTATCTGGGACCGCCGCTGCGGCTCGGCGAGGTGCTGACCGCGCCGCCGCACTCGCTGCTGCGCCAGTCGTGGGCGCCGCGCCGGCAGCGGCACGGGACCGTCAACGCGGACGGTTTCGGTGTCGGCTGGTACGCGGACGGCGATCCGGTGCCCGGGCGCTACCGGCGCTCCGGTCCGGTCTGGGCGGATCTGCCGTTCGGGGATCTCGCCCGGATGATCCGGAGTACGGCGTTCCTTGCGGCCGTACGCGATGCCACCGAACCGGGCGCGGACGGTGAGGCCGCCGCGGCGCCCTTCGCCGCCGGGCCCTGGCTGTTCAGTCACAACGGAGCGGTGAAGGGCTGGCCGAGGAGCGTCGCCCCGCTCGCCGCCGCGCTTCCCGCCGCGGAGCTGCTGGCCCTGGAAGCCCGCTGCGACGCGGCCCTGCTGTGGGCGCTGGCGCTGCGCAGGCTGCGGGAGGGCGACGAGCCCGGTGAGGCGCTGGCCGCCACCGTGTCCGAGGTGGCCGCCGTGGCCCCGGGATCCCGGCTGAATCTGCTGCTCACCGACGGTTCCACGATCACCGCGACCGTCTGGGGCGATTCGCTCTGGTATCTGACCGGGCCGGGCGCCCCGGGCGGCGGCACGGTCGTGGCATCGGAGCCGTACGACGACGATCCGCGCTGGCGCGAAGTGCCCGACCGCACCCTGGTGCGGGCGGTCCGCGCCGATGTCCTCCTGACCCCCCTCAAGGAGCCCCCCACGTGA
- the trxA gene encoding thioredoxin, with protein MSTVELTKENFDEVIDGNGFVLIDFWASWCGPCRQFAPVYEGAAERHPDLVFAKVDTEAQPELAAAFEIRSIPTLMIVREKVAVFAQPGALPEAALEDVIGQARALDMDEVHRSVAEAGGGK; from the coding sequence ATGAGCACTGTCGAGCTCACCAAGGAGAACTTCGACGAGGTCATCGACGGGAACGGCTTCGTCCTGATCGACTTCTGGGCTTCGTGGTGCGGTCCGTGCCGGCAGTTCGCCCCGGTCTACGAGGGCGCGGCCGAGCGGCACCCCGATCTGGTCTTCGCCAAGGTCGACACCGAGGCGCAGCCGGAGCTGGCCGCCGCGTTCGAGATCCGGTCCATTCCGACCCTGATGATCGTCCGCGAGAAGGTGGCGGTGTTCGCCCAGCCGGGCGCCCTGCCGGAGGCCGCCCTGGAGGACGTGATCGGTCAGGCCCGGGCGCTCGACATGGACGAGGTGCACCGTTCCGTGGCGGAGGCCGGCGGCGGGAAGTGA
- a CDS encoding LacI family DNA-binding transcriptional regulator, with product MSQTPKQTADRSVPTSADVARLAGVSRATVSYVLNNTASVRISEPTRRRVREAAEELGYVPHAAARSLRAGHTRMVVLPPATLPAGPLYGRFLAELQSALRRLDYTVVHYGSLGLDGDEAARSWAELRPVAVVALGEVGLTPHGVDVLKRSGARAVVTLGSRRVAGAHCFVMDQREVGARAVAHLVERGRRAIGVVMPQESGLERFSEPRIEGARRAAAAAGARIEALPLPYEEEPAAALAARWRGLGLDAVFTYNDDYAVLLMRALQDEGITIPAETAVIGADDLLLGRLQRPRLSTVHIDLVTGRKLAELVDRVVREPGEEPAVHDLMGARAVHRDST from the coding sequence ATGAGCCAGACACCCAAACAGACCGCGGACCGTTCCGTACCCACGAGTGCCGACGTAGCCCGCTTAGCCGGGGTCTCCCGGGCCACCGTCTCGTACGTCCTCAACAACACGGCATCGGTCCGGATCAGCGAACCGACCCGCCGCCGTGTGCGCGAGGCGGCGGAGGAACTCGGCTACGTACCCCATGCCGCCGCCCGCAGCCTGCGCGCAGGACACACCCGGATGGTCGTACTGCCCCCGGCGACCCTGCCCGCCGGCCCCCTCTACGGGCGCTTCCTCGCCGAACTCCAGTCGGCGCTGCGCCGCCTCGACTACACCGTCGTCCACTACGGCAGCCTCGGCCTCGACGGCGACGAGGCGGCCCGCTCCTGGGCCGAACTCCGGCCGGTCGCGGTCGTCGCCCTCGGCGAGGTCGGCCTCACCCCGCACGGCGTGGACGTCCTCAAACGCTCCGGAGCCCGGGCCGTCGTCACCCTCGGCTCCCGCCGGGTGGCCGGCGCGCACTGCTTCGTCATGGACCAGCGGGAGGTCGGCGCCCGCGCCGTCGCCCACCTGGTGGAACGGGGCCGGCGCGCCATCGGGGTCGTCATGCCGCAGGAATCCGGACTCGAACGCTTCTCCGAACCCCGCATCGAAGGCGCCCGGCGCGCCGCCGCGGCCGCCGGTGCCCGGATCGAAGCCCTCCCCCTGCCGTACGAGGAGGAACCCGCCGCCGCCCTCGCCGCCCGCTGGCGCGGCCTCGGTCTGGACGCGGTCTTCACGTACAACGACGACTACGCCGTCCTGCTGATGCGCGCCCTCCAGGACGAGGGAATCACCATCCCCGCCGAAACCGCCGTCATAGGCGCCGACGACCTGCTGCTCGGACGGCTCCAGCGACCCCGGCTGAGCACGGTCCACATCGACCTCGTCACCGGGCGCAAGCTGGCCGAGCTGGTGGACCGGGTGGTGAGGGAACCGGGCGAGGAACCCGCCGTACACGATCTGATGGGCGCCCGGGCGGTGCACCGCGACTCCACCTGA
- a CDS encoding extracellular solute-binding protein, producing the protein MRSRPVPTSVALVCLVSLTGCGIIPGTGSDETTVKIWLMKDSASDDFLERFTKQYEKENPSVDLKVEFQEWTGIGAKVNAALEGKDTPDIIEVGNTQVAQYAESDGLTNLTVEATRDLGQEDWLPGLAQPGNIGGAQYGIPWYAANRVVIYNKKIFQEAGIRALPKNQEEWIDITKRLNANGNQGIYLPGQDWYTLAGFVWEEGGELAVERSGTWDGALHSKAAVKGMKFYKELQALGAGPVAGDERTPLQTGVFAKGNVAQLIDTPGATAAILKANPALKKEDLGYFPIPGKQTGKPGAVFTGGSDLIVPEQADNRAAAVEVVKALAGEKWQIELARAMNYVPNKKGLAGQVSGESNKAMAQGAGARGSKATPNSPRWANVELKNPIKPYMTAVLKGGDPEAEAQKASAAITKILASTL; encoded by the coding sequence GTGAGAAGCCGCCCTGTCCCCACTTCTGTCGCACTGGTGTGCCTTGTCTCGCTCACCGGCTGCGGAATCATCCCCGGCACCGGGTCCGACGAGACCACGGTGAAGATCTGGCTGATGAAGGACAGCGCGTCCGACGACTTCCTCGAACGTTTCACCAAGCAGTACGAGAAGGAGAATCCCTCCGTCGACCTGAAGGTCGAGTTCCAGGAGTGGACCGGCATCGGCGCCAAGGTGAACGCCGCCCTGGAGGGCAAGGACACGCCCGACATCATCGAGGTCGGCAACACCCAGGTCGCCCAGTACGCGGAGAGCGACGGACTCACCAACCTCACCGTCGAGGCGACCCGCGACCTCGGCCAGGAGGACTGGCTGCCCGGTCTCGCCCAGCCCGGGAACATCGGCGGCGCCCAGTACGGCATCCCGTGGTACGCGGCCAACCGTGTCGTCATCTACAACAAGAAGATCTTCCAGGAGGCGGGCATCCGCGCGCTGCCCAAGAACCAGGAAGAGTGGATCGACATCACCAAGCGGCTCAACGCCAACGGCAACCAGGGCATCTACCTCCCCGGGCAGGACTGGTACACCCTCGCCGGCTTCGTCTGGGAAGAGGGCGGCGAACTCGCCGTCGAGCGGAGCGGCACCTGGGACGGGGCGCTCCACAGCAAGGCCGCCGTGAAGGGCATGAAGTTCTACAAGGAGCTCCAGGCCCTCGGCGCCGGCCCGGTGGCGGGCGACGAGCGCACCCCCCTGCAGACCGGTGTCTTCGCCAAGGGCAATGTGGCCCAGCTGATCGACACCCCCGGGGCGACCGCGGCGATCCTCAAGGCCAACCCCGCCCTGAAGAAGGAAGACCTCGGCTACTTCCCGATACCGGGCAAGCAGACCGGCAAGCCCGGCGCGGTCTTCACCGGCGGCTCCGACCTCATCGTCCCGGAGCAGGCCGACAACCGCGCCGCCGCCGTCGAGGTCGTCAAGGCCCTGGCCGGCGAGAAGTGGCAGATCGAACTCGCCCGCGCCATGAACTACGTGCCCAACAAGAAGGGCCTGGCCGGCCAGGTCTCCGGGGAGAGCAACAAGGCCATGGCCCAGGGCGCCGGTGCCCGCGGCAGCAAGGCCACCCCGAACTCGCCCCGCTGGGCCAACGTCGAACTGAAGAACCCCATCAAGCCCTATATGACGGCGGTGCTGAAGGGCGGCGACCCCGAGGCCGAGGCGCAGAAGGCCTCCGCGGCCATCACCAAGATCCTGGCCTCCACCCTCTGA
- the egtD gene encoding L-histidine N(alpha)-methyltransferase, with the protein MSTFDLTRTLPEDATGAALRADVTEGLTTTPRTLPPKWFYDARGSELFDEITRLPEYYPTRAEREILVDRSPEIAAASGARTLVELGSGSSEKTRHLLAALTGLHSYVPVDVSESALTGAAHALLADHPELHVRALVADFTAALELPDTPGPKLVAFLGGTIGNLLPRERAAFLKSVRALLAPGDGFLLGTDLVKDPAVLVRAYDDAAGVTAEFNKNVLRVLARELGADADPADFDHVALWDPEHEWIEMRLRARSAVTVKFPELGFAVPFEKGEELRTEVSAKFREEGVRAELAAAGLELTHWWTDAAGRFALSLSVPVSVPVPTAITG; encoded by the coding sequence GTGAGCACGTTCGACCTGACCCGCACCCTGCCCGAGGACGCCACCGGCGCCGCGCTGCGCGCCGATGTGACCGAAGGGCTGACCACCACTCCGAGAACGCTGCCGCCGAAGTGGTTCTACGACGCCCGGGGCAGCGAACTGTTCGACGAGATCACCCGGCTGCCGGAGTACTACCCGACCCGGGCCGAGCGGGAGATCCTCGTCGACCGCTCCCCCGAGATCGCCGCCGCGAGCGGGGCGCGCACGCTGGTGGAGCTGGGTTCCGGCTCGTCCGAGAAGACCCGGCATCTGCTGGCGGCCCTGACCGGGCTGCACTCGTACGTACCGGTGGACGTGAGCGAGAGCGCGCTGACGGGGGCGGCGCACGCCCTGCTCGCGGACCATCCGGAGCTGCACGTCCGCGCCCTGGTCGCGGACTTCACCGCGGCGCTGGAGCTGCCGGACACCCCCGGCCCGAAGCTGGTGGCCTTCCTCGGCGGCACGATCGGCAATCTGCTGCCGCGGGAGCGCGCCGCGTTCCTCAAGTCGGTACGGGCGCTGCTGGCGCCGGGCGACGGATTCCTGCTCGGTACGGATCTGGTGAAGGATCCGGCGGTGCTGGTGCGGGCCTACGACGACGCGGCCGGGGTGACGGCCGAGTTCAACAAGAACGTGCTGCGGGTGCTGGCACGGGAGCTGGGCGCGGACGCCGATCCGGCGGACTTCGACCATGTGGCGCTCTGGGATCCGGAGCACGAGTGGATCGAGATGCGGCTGCGGGCGCGGTCGGCGGTCACGGTGAAGTTCCCGGAGCTGGGTTTCGCGGTGCCGTTCGAGAAGGGCGAGGAGCTGCGGACCGAGGTGTCGGCCAAGTTCCGGGAGGAGGGCGTACGGGCGGAGCTGGCAGCGGCCGGTCTTGAGCTGACTCACTGGTGGACGGATGCCGCCGGGCGGTTCGCGCTCTCGCTGTCGGTGCCGGTGTCGGTTCCGGTGCCTACGGCCATCACCGGGTGA
- a CDS encoding dihydrolipoyl dehydrogenase family protein produces the protein MDSTRPEPVEYDVVVLGAGPTGENVADRVRAAGLSAAVVESELVGGECSYWACMPSKALLRPAITRADARRVPGLSGAVQGPLDAAAVLAHRDEYASHWKDDGQVAWLDSTGARFYRGQGRLHGPRKVVVDSSEGEHHVLTARHAVAVCTGSRAVLPDLPGVAGARVWTSREATSARAVPGRLAVVGGGVVGVEMATAWQALGSQVTLLVRGDGLLPRMEPFVGEHVTAALTEAGADIRLNTDVSAVVRDGGSGPVTLVLADGDRIEADEVLFATGRAPRTDDIGLETIGLTPGSWLPVDDSCRVDGSDWLYAVGDVNHRALLTHQGKYQARIAGAAIVARAQGVPLLETDRWGAHSATADTAGAPQVIFTDPEAAAVGLSLAEAESAGHRVRAVDHAIDVAGAGLYADGYRGHARMVVDLDREIVLGVTFVGPGVGELLHSATVAVVGEVPIDRLWHAVPPYPTISEIWLRLLEAYRQG, from the coding sequence ATGGACAGCACGAGGCCCGAGCCCGTGGAGTACGACGTCGTGGTACTGGGAGCGGGTCCCACCGGGGAGAACGTGGCCGACCGGGTCCGGGCGGCGGGTCTGAGCGCAGCCGTCGTGGAGAGCGAACTCGTCGGCGGGGAGTGCTCCTACTGGGCGTGCATGCCCAGCAAGGCCCTGCTCCGCCCGGCGATCACCCGGGCCGACGCCCGGCGCGTGCCCGGGCTCAGCGGAGCCGTCCAGGGCCCGCTCGACGCCGCGGCCGTCCTCGCCCACCGCGACGAGTACGCCTCCCACTGGAAGGACGACGGCCAGGTCGCCTGGCTGGACTCGACGGGCGCCCGGTTCTACCGCGGACAGGGCAGGCTGCACGGCCCCCGGAAGGTCGTCGTCGACAGCTCCGAGGGCGAACACCACGTACTGACCGCCCGCCATGCCGTGGCCGTCTGCACCGGCAGCCGCGCCGTCCTCCCCGACCTGCCCGGAGTCGCCGGTGCCCGCGTCTGGACCAGCCGGGAGGCCACCAGCGCCCGGGCCGTGCCCGGCCGGCTCGCCGTCGTCGGCGGCGGGGTCGTCGGCGTGGAGATGGCCACCGCCTGGCAGGCCCTGGGTTCGCAGGTCACCCTGCTCGTCCGCGGTGACGGGCTGCTGCCCCGGATGGAGCCCTTCGTCGGTGAGCACGTCACCGCCGCACTCACCGAGGCGGGCGCCGACATCCGTCTGAACACCGACGTCTCCGCCGTCGTCCGCGACGGCGGCAGCGGACCCGTCACCCTCGTCCTGGCGGACGGCGACCGCATCGAGGCCGACGAGGTCCTCTTCGCCACCGGCCGCGCACCGCGCACCGACGACATCGGCCTGGAGACCATCGGCCTCACACCCGGCTCGTGGCTCCCCGTCGACGACAGCTGCCGGGTCGACGGCAGCGACTGGCTGTACGCGGTCGGCGACGTCAACCACCGCGCCCTCCTGACCCACCAGGGCAAATACCAGGCCCGTATCGCCGGAGCCGCCATCGTCGCCCGCGCCCAGGGCGTCCCCCTCCTGGAAACCGACCGCTGGGGCGCCCACAGCGCCACCGCCGACACCGCGGGCGCCCCCCAGGTGATCTTCACCGACCCCGAGGCCGCCGCCGTCGGCCTCTCCCTCGCCGAAGCCGAGTCCGCGGGCCACCGGGTCCGCGCCGTGGACCACGCCATCGACGTGGCCGGCGCCGGCCTCTACGCCGACGGCTACCGCGGCCACGCCCGGATGGTCGTCGACCTGGACCGCGAGATCGTCCTCGGCGTCACCTTCGTCGGCCCGGGCGTCGGCGAACTGCTCCACTCGGCAACGGTCGCCGTGGTCGGCGAGGTCCCGATCGACCGCTTGTGGCACGCGGTTCCGCCGTACCCGACGATCAGCGAGATCTGGCTGAGGCTGCTGGAGGCGTACAGGCAGGGGTAG
- a CDS encoding ATP-binding protein yields the protein MGSKLLICSCVTRGAILRKFLSDCWLDSHEGAEPHILKKRFPGRAEQVGRARDWTRGELQGEPFLDDALFIVGELSANAVIHTASGLASGEFCLEFGVSERVFTLSVVDEGGTDGTPRWKGYDGEAENGRGLEIVLGLVGRVVIHRASAGLRVAVDFQRASDSPEPGPERGPETPNPLRSAVRWLGSACASLFRPRPR from the coding sequence GTGGGCTCGAAGCTATTGATCTGCTCGTGTGTTACGCGGGGAGCCATCTTGAGAAAGTTCCTATCAGATTGTTGGTTGGACTCGCATGAGGGGGCCGAGCCCCATATTTTGAAGAAGAGGTTCCCAGGTCGTGCAGAACAGGTCGGCCGAGCCCGCGACTGGACACGGGGCGAGTTGCAGGGTGAACCATTTTTGGATGACGCATTATTTATTGTGGGCGAGTTGAGTGCGAACGCCGTCATACATACTGCCAGCGGATTGGCTTCCGGTGAATTCTGTCTGGAGTTCGGGGTGTCGGAGCGGGTCTTTACCTTGTCGGTTGTGGACGAGGGTGGAACGGATGGCACTCCTCGCTGGAAAGGCTATGACGGTGAGGCTGAGAATGGGCGAGGTCTTGAAATCGTCTTGGGTCTTGTCGGTCGGGTCGTGATTCACCGAGCCTCCGCTGGGTTGAGGGTCGCTGTAGATTTTCAGCGCGCCTCAGACTCTCCGGAGCCGGGGCCCGAGCGAGGGCCGGAAACGCCAAATCCGCTCCGATCAGCCGTTCGGTGGTTGGGTTCCGCCTGTGCGTCACTGTTCCGTCCGCGTCCCCGGTGA
- the egtB gene encoding ergothioneine biosynthesis protein EgtB has translation MTTEPTARDEPRALRGRALGALTAARARTALLTDAVDDGELTAQHSPLMSPLVWDLAHIGNQEEQWLLRTVGRKAALRPEIDSVYDAFEHPRATRPSLPLLPPGEARRYAAEVRERVLDVLDAAPLDGAGRLTEDSFAFGMIAQHEQQHDETMLITHQLRSGPAALSAPEPPAPAPGELPAAAEVLVPGGPFTMGTSTEPWALDNERPAHHRDVAPFFLDTTPVTCGAFRAFVEDGGYRDPRWWAAEGYAQIRRNGIEAPLFWSRDGAGWLRRRFGVTEPVPDGEPVLHVSWYEADAFARWAGRRLPTEAEWEKAARHDPATGRSRRFPWGDADPTPERANLGQRHLRPAPAGSFPEGASPLGVRQLVGDVWEWTASDFLPYPGFSAFPYREYSEVFFGSSYKVLRGGAFGVDPVACRGTFRNWDLPVRRQIFAGFRTARDV, from the coding sequence GTGACCACGGAGCCGACCGCGCGGGACGAGCCCCGCGCACTGCGCGGGCGTGCCCTCGGTGCGCTGACCGCGGCCCGGGCCCGTACCGCCCTGCTGACCGACGCCGTCGACGACGGCGAACTGACCGCCCAGCACTCCCCGCTGATGTCCCCACTGGTCTGGGATCTGGCGCATATCGGCAATCAGGAGGAGCAGTGGCTGCTGCGCACGGTCGGCCGGAAGGCCGCCCTGCGCCCCGAGATCGACTCGGTGTACGACGCCTTCGAGCACCCCCGGGCCACCCGGCCGTCGCTGCCGCTGCTGCCGCCCGGCGAGGCCCGCCGCTATGCGGCCGAGGTCCGCGAGCGGGTGCTGGACGTACTCGACGCGGCTCCCCTGGACGGCGCCGGCCGCCTCACCGAGGACTCCTTCGCGTTCGGGATGATCGCCCAGCACGAGCAGCAGCACGACGAGACCATGCTGATCACCCATCAGCTGCGGTCGGGTCCGGCCGCGCTGTCCGCCCCGGAGCCCCCGGCCCCCGCGCCCGGTGAGCTGCCCGCGGCGGCCGAGGTCCTCGTCCCCGGCGGCCCCTTCACCATGGGCACCTCCACCGAACCGTGGGCGCTGGACAACGAACGGCCCGCCCACCACCGCGACGTCGCCCCCTTCTTCCTCGACACCACTCCGGTGACCTGCGGCGCCTTCCGGGCCTTCGTGGAGGACGGCGGCTACCGCGATCCGCGCTGGTGGGCCGCGGAGGGCTATGCGCAGATCCGGCGGAACGGGATCGAAGCCCCCCTCTTCTGGAGCCGGGACGGCGCGGGGTGGCTGCGCCGCCGCTTCGGTGTCACGGAACCGGTGCCGGACGGAGAGCCGGTTCTGCACGTGAGCTGGTACGAGGCCGACGCGTTCGCCCGGTGGGCGGGGCGGCGGCTGCCGACGGAGGCCGAATGGGAGAAGGCCGCCCGCCACGATCCGGCGACCGGCCGGTCCCGCCGCTTCCCCTGGGGGGACGCCGACCCGACGCCCGAGCGGGCCAATCTCGGCCAGCGGCATCTGCGGCCCGCGCCCGCGGGGAGCTTTCCCGAAGGCGCTTCGCCGCTGGGGGTGCGGCAGCTCGTCGGCGATGTGTGGGAGTGGACGGCGAGCGACTTCCTGCCCTATCCGGGCTTCTCGGCGTTCCCCTACCGCGAGTACTCGGAGGTGTTCTTCGGCTCCTCGTACAAGGTGCTGCGCGGTGGGGCTTTCGGGGTCGACCCGGTGGCCTGCCGGGGCACGTTCCGCAACTGGGACCTGCCGGTGCGCCGCCAGATCTTCGCCGGTTTCCGTACCGCCCGGGACGTGTGA
- the egtA gene encoding ergothioneine biosynthesis glutamate--cysteine ligase EgtA yields MRPPDAGDNSRPLGEAEAEDLLRCICFKTGPPRTVGVELEWLVHEKHDPRRRVPDDRLTAAHESTRALPLTSAVTVEPGGQLELSSAPAASLMECVDAVSADLRAVRSLLDRDGLTLAGIGIDPWQPARRLLQDPRYEAMEAYLDRTSPCGRIMMCSSASIQVCLDAGEEEPGPLGHGRRWQLAHLLGAVLTAAFANSPTLEGRATGWRSTRQAIWAQLDPVRPIAPPLDREPRAAWTGHVLDAPVMVVRSADGPWERPQGLTFRRWIRSGAPRPPTRADLDYHLTTLFPPVRPRGHLELRMIDAQPGADGWQVPLAVTAALFDDPEAAERVYRTVKPLAERAGSRPAPRNPLWLDAARHGLSDPELHAAAVACFDAALEALPRAGASRGVSEAVAAFHERHVLPGRCPADDLAPPARGTSRGKEPRP; encoded by the coding sequence ATGCGACCACCCGATGCCGGCGACAACAGCCGGCCCCTAGGTGAAGCGGAGGCGGAGGATCTCCTCCGATGTATCTGCTTCAAGACCGGCCCGCCCCGGACGGTGGGCGTGGAGCTGGAGTGGCTCGTCCACGAGAAGCACGACCCCCGCCGCCGCGTTCCGGACGACCGGCTCACGGCGGCCCATGAGAGCACCCGGGCCCTGCCGCTGACCTCGGCGGTCACCGTGGAGCCCGGTGGTCAGCTGGAGCTGAGTTCGGCCCCGGCGGCCTCCCTGATGGAGTGCGTCGACGCCGTATCGGCCGACCTCCGCGCCGTCCGGTCCCTGCTGGACCGGGACGGTCTGACCCTCGCCGGAATCGGCATCGACCCCTGGCAGCCGGCCCGCAGGCTGCTGCAGGATCCCCGCTACGAGGCGATGGAGGCGTACCTCGACCGGACCAGCCCCTGCGGGCGGATCATGATGTGTTCCTCCGCCTCCATCCAGGTCTGTCTGGACGCCGGGGAGGAGGAGCCGGGGCCGCTCGGCCACGGCAGGCGCTGGCAGCTCGCGCATCTGCTGGGCGCGGTGCTGACCGCGGCGTTCGCCAACTCCCCCACGCTGGAGGGGCGGGCCACCGGCTGGCGCTCCACCCGGCAGGCGATCTGGGCGCAGCTGGACCCGGTGCGGCCGATCGCGCCGCCGCTGGACCGCGAGCCCCGCGCGGCCTGGACCGGCCATGTGCTGGACGCGCCGGTGATGGTGGTCCGGTCCGCGGACGGGCCCTGGGAGCGTCCGCAGGGGCTCACCTTCCGCCGCTGGATACGCAGCGGCGCGCCCCGTCCGCCGACCCGGGCCGATCTCGACTACCACCTGACGACGCTGTTTCCGCCGGTGCGGCCGCGCGGGCATCTGGAGCTGAGGATGATCGACGCCCAGCCCGGTGCCGACGGCTGGCAGGTACCGCTGGCGGTCACGGCCGCCCTGTTCGACGATCCGGAGGCCGCGGAGCGGGTCTACCGGACCGTGAAACCGCTGGCGGAGCGGGCCGGCTCGCGTCCCGCGCCGCGCAATCCGCTCTGGCTGGACGCCGCCCGGCACGGGCTGAGCGATCCGGAGCTGCACGCCGCGGCCGTGGCGTGTTTCGACGCGGCGCTGGAGGCGCTGCCCCGGGCCGGTGCCTCGCGGGGTGTGTCCGAAGCGGTGGCGGCGTTCCACGAGCGGCATGTACTGCCGGGGCGATGTCCCGCCGACGACCTGGCACCACCGGCCCGGGGGACCTCCCGGGGAAAGGAGCCACGACCGTGA